The Streptomyces sp. NBC_00483 genome contains the following window.
AGCTTGTTGGCGACCCAGCCGAGCCCCCAGCCGACGGCGATGGCGACGACCGCGGACAGGACCAGGTCGAGCGCGGCGCGCGGCAGCGAGAAGGTGCCGCTGACGGCGGCGGCGATCGCGACGTGGTAGAGCACGATCGCGGTCACGTCGTTGAACAGGCCCTCGCCCTCCAGGATCGACACCATGCGCCGGGGCAGGCCGAGTTGGCCCGCGACGGCGGTCGCGGCGACCGGGTCGGGCGGCGCCACAAGGGCGCCGAGCGCGACGGCCGCGGCGACCGGCAGGCCCGGCACGATGGCGTCGGCGGTGAAGGCGACCGCGGCCGTGGTGACGAATACCAGGGCGACGGCGAGCAGGAAGATCGGCCGTTTATTGGCCGCGAACTGGCGCCAGGACGTGCGGTGCACGGCCGCGTAGAGCAGCGGTGGCAGCACGAGCGGGAGGATCAGATCCGGGTTGATGTCGACATTCGGCACCGCCTGGATCAGCGCCAGGGCGATGCCGAGCAGGGTCATCAGGACCGGGGAGGGCAGGCCGAGCCGGTCGCCGAGGGGGACGGTCAGCACGGCCCCGAGCAACAGCACGAACAGCAGGGCCAATTGATCCACCGGGGGCTCCGACCAGACTCGACGATCATGTGCGTTCCGGCCTCAAGGGTGCCACGCGCATCGGATCAAACCGGTCTTATCGGGGCCCGGTGACCACGGTGCCGGGCCGCCGGGATGCCGCCGCTGTCTAGCCGAGCGTCTTCCGCATCGCACGGTGGTCGATGCCGGCGTCGAGGAACTCCGGCCCGTACGCGATGTATCCCAGGCGCTCGTAGAACCCCAGCGCGTGCGTCTGCGCGTGCAGGTCCACGGCGGCGAGCCCGCGCGCGCGGGCCGCGTCCTCGATGGCCCGCACCAGCGCGGCGCCGACGCCGAGGCCGCGCGCCGCCTTCGTCACGGCGAGCCGCCCGAGAGCGCCGACGTCCGCCGCCCCGCCGTTCTTCACGGCGGCGGCCTCGCCCGTCAGCAGGCGGCCAGTACCGAGCGGCTCCCCGTCCTGCCGGACGGCCAGGACGTGCACCGCCCCGGCGTCGTACGCGTCGTACTCGAGGTCCTCGGGCACGCGCTGTTCGACGACGAAGACCTCCTTGCGGACGGCGAAGCAGGCCTGCCGGTCCACTTCGTCCTCCGCGACGCGGGTCACATACGCGGGAAGGGGGGTGCTCACGCGCTCTCCGCCCTGACCCTGTCGAGGGCCGTCTGCAGATCCTCCGGGTAGTCGCTCTCGAACTCGACCCACCGGCCGTCCGACGGGTGCTCGAAACCGAGCCGCACCGCGTGCAGCCACTGCCGCGTGAGACCGAGCCGCTTCGCGATCGTGGGGTCCGCGCCGTACGTCAGGTCGCCCACGCACGGGTGCCGGTGCGCCGACATGTGCACGCGGATCTGGTGGGTACGCCCCGTCTCCAGCTTGATGTCGAGGAGCGAGGCGGCGCGGAAGGCCTCGATGAGGTCGTAGTGCGTGACCGACGGCTTGCCCTCGGCGATCACGGCCCACTTGTAGTCATGGTTCGGGTGGCGCCCGATGGGGGCGTCGATGGTGCCGCTCATGGGGTCGGGGTGGCCCTGCACCAGCGCGTTGTAGCGCTTGTCCGGGACGCGCTCCTTGAACTGGCGCTTCAGCGACGTGTACGCCCGCTCCGACTTGGCGACGACCATCAGGCCCGACGTGCCCACGTCGAGCCGGTGCACGATGCCCTGGCGCTCCGCGGCGCCGGACGTCGAGATCCGGTAACCGGCGGCGGCGAGGCCACCGATCACCGTCGTTCCGGTCCAGCCGGGGCTGGGGTGGGCGGCGACCCCCACGGGCTTCATGATCACGACGATGTCGTCGTCGTCGTGCACGATCTCCATGCCCTCGACGGGCTCGGCGACGATCTGTACGGGAGCGGGCGCCTGCGGCATCTCCACTTCCATCCAGGCGCCGCCGTGCACCCGCTCTGACTTGCCCACGACCGAGCCGTCCACCGCGACCTTTCCGGCGGCGGCGAGCTCGGCGGCCTTGGTGCGGGAGAAGCCGAACATGCGCGAGATGGCGGCGTCTACGCGCTCGCCCTCCAGGCCGTCGGGTACGGGCAGGGTGCGGACCTCGGGAATCGTGCTCACGCATCGAGTATGCAGGAGCGCACCGACACTCCCGCACACGAGCCCCGTGACCTCGGTCTTTGTGCGCCTCGGTGGTCCTGCGCCGCGGGCCCCGCGCCCCAGTCCTTGCCTCAGTCCTTGTGGACGGACCCGTCGGGGTCGATGCCGCGGAAGGACAGCAGCACGATCAGGATGCCGCCGCACACGATCGCCGAGTCGGCGAGGTTGAACACCGGGTAGTGCTTCGGCGCGATGAAGTCCACCACGGCACCCTCGAAGACGCCCGGCGCCCGGAAGATCCGGTCCGTGAGGTTGCCGAGCGCCCCGCCGAGCAGCAGGCCGAGGGCGATCGCCCAAGGTGTGCTGTAGAGCTTCCGGGCGAGCCGTGCGATCACGACGATCACGGCGGCCGCGATCAGGGTGAAGATGATCGTGAAGGCCTCGCCGATGCCCCAGGCGGCGCCCGGGTTCCTGATCACCTCGAGCTGCAGCCAGTCACCGATGATGTGGATGGCGTCGCGGTGCTCGAGCTTCGCCACCACGATCAGCTTGCTGCCCAGGTCCAGGACGTACGCGAGCGCGGCCACGACGAACAGCACGGCGATCCGCCGCCTGCCCTTGGGCCGGTCCTGGACCTGCTCGTCGACCTCATCGGGCCGCTCCGGCTCGGCTGCCCCCGCGTCCGGGGAATCCGGCGTACCGATGATGCGCTCCGCCTCTGCCACGTGAGTCCCTCAACCTAGTACCTGACTGAGGACGAGAGTACGGCACGCGGAGCCGCGCCCCCATGGGCCGGTGGCCCAAGTGCGGGCGCGGGCGCGGCGGTCGCTTGTGCGGGCGTGGCGGTCGCTCAGTTGCGGCGCTCCTGCTTCTGCTTGCACTCGACGCACAGGGTCGCGCGCGGGAACGCCTGCATGCGCGCCTTCCCGATCGGGTTCCCACAGTTCTCGCAGAGCCCGTACGTGCCCGCGTCCAGGCGCTCCAGGGCCCGCTCGGTCTGGAGCAGCATCTCCCGCGCGTTGGCCGCGAGGGACATCTCGTGCTCGCGGGTGATGTTCTTGGTGCCGGTGTCCGCGTCGTCGTCGCCGGCCCCGTCCCCGGAGTCGCGCATCAGCCCCGCGAGGCCCTCCTCGGCGGCGGCGATCTCGTGCCCGAGCCGCAGCACCTCGGTCTGCAGCTCGGCGCGCGCCTCCTCGGCCTCCTCCGGGGTCCAGGGGTCCTCGCCCGGACGGACGGCCAGCTCACCGGGTTCGGCGGTGCCGCGCGCCTTGGGAACCGCGCCCGGCTTCTTGGTCGCCGTGGCCGTGCCCTGAGTCTTCTTCGCAACCACTGTCGTGGCTCCCGTCTGCTTCGCGGCCTCGGCCGCGTCCTCGGTCGCGGAGGCGACCGTCTTCTTCGCGCCCTTGCGTCCGCCCGCCGGGCCGACGCCGTCCGCCTTCTCCCCCGTCTCCTCGGCGTGCGCACCCGTCTTCCCGGCCCCCGGGTCCTTGCCCTCCGCCTTCGCGGCTGCGGTGGACTTGGCCGCGGTCTTCTTCTTGGCTGCGGCCTTCTTGGCGTCCGCGGCCTCGGCTTCGGCCCCGGCCGCCGCCGGCGTGGCACTCTCCTCGGCCTCAGCCTTCTCCGCAGCCGCCTTCTTGGTCGCGGCCGTCTTCTTGGTCACGCTCTTGGTCGCGCTCTTCGCCGGCGCCGCCTTCTTGGTCGTGGCCTTCTCCGGTGCCGCCTTCGTAGACGTGGCCTTCGTAGGCGTGGTCTTCGCAGTCGTCTGCTTGCGGGTCGTCGTGTGCGACGCGGCGGACGACTTCTTCTTGCCGGTGGGCGTCTCCTTCGGCTCAGGCGTCGTCGACGCCTTCGCCCCGGCCGCGTCCTTCCCGGCACCGCCGGAGGCCGCCGCGCCCGTGGTTCTGCCGGACTCCGACTGCTGATCGGCGGTCTTCTTCGCCACCATGGTCGCGGCCCCTTCACAATTTGTGATCTTGCTCGCGAATCGTGCTGGGACGATAAATCGACTCCAGGCCCGCGGCAACGGGGCGCACCACGGGACCCGCCCCCGCGTGACGGCCTCGTGACCGACCCGCGAGGAACCTGCAAGCGTTGTGCCCAGCTCCCCGCTTGGTAATCCGCCGCTCTCACGGCCACCCCCGGCCCGCCCGGTGACCACCCAGGATCGGACAGCCGGCGTATGGCCATTCGGGTCACCGGACGCACCCGCACCCCGTCCTCCCGGGCCCCCGCGAAAACCGGTCTGCCGCCCCCTCCCGGGCGCCGTACACTGGGCGGAGCGAAAAGCGTGGATGGGGCCGAGTAGCGGCGTACGCAGCCAAGAGCGAACCGGGGACGGTGGAAGCCCGGCGGCGAGCGCGACGCGAAGATCACCCCGGAGCCGCCGGAAGAACACCGCAGCCCGCAAGGCGCGGCCAGTAGACCCGGCATCGCGACCCCAATGAGGGGGCTCACCGGAGCGCACCACGCCCCGGCGGGCCAAGGAGGGTGGTACCGCGGGAGCGCGCCGCACACGGCGCAGCAGCCTCTCGTCCCTCCGACGGAAGAAGGCAGATCCGCCGGAGGAAGACTGATGACGCAGTACCGCCAGGTGCCCGCCCAGGTCGACCTGCCCGCCCTCGAGCACGCGGTGCTCGACTTCTGGGACGAGCAGAAGATCTTCGCCAAGACCCTGGAGCAGTCCGAGGGGCGCCCCGAGTGGGTGTTCTACGAGGGCCCGCCCACGGCCAACGGCATGCCGGGCGCCCACCACATCGAGGCCCGCGTCTTCAAGGACGTGTTCCCCCGGTTCCGTACGATGCGCGGCTACCACGTGGCCCGTAAGGCGGGCTGGGACTGTCACGGCCTCCCGGTGGAGCTGGCGGTCGAGAAGGAGCTCGGCTTCAGCGGCAAGAAGGACATCGAGGCGTACGGCATCGCCGAGTTCAACGCCAAGTGCCGCGAGTCCGTGACCCGGCACACCGACGCCTTCTCCGACCTGACGACCCGCATGGGCTACTGGGTCGACCTCGAAGACGCGTACCGGACGATGAACCCGGAGTACGTCGACTCGGTCTGGTGGTCGCTGAAGGAGATCTTCAACAAGGGCCTGCTGGTCCAGGACCACCGCGTCGCTCCCTGGTGCCCGCGCTGCGGCACCGGTCTGTCGGACCACGAGCTGGCCCAGGGCTACGAGACGGTCGTGGACCCCTCGGTCTATGTCCGTTTGCCGCTCACCTCCGGTCCGCTGGCGGGCCAGGCCGCTCTCCTGATCTGG
Protein-coding sequences here:
- a CDS encoding GNAT family N-acetyltransferase, whose product is MSTPLPAYVTRVAEDEVDRQACFAVRKEVFVVEQRVPEDLEYDAYDAGAVHVLAVRQDGEPLGTGRLLTGEAAAVKNGGAADVGALGRLAVTKAARGLGVGAALVRAIEDAARARGLAAVDLHAQTHALGFYERLGYIAYGPEFLDAGIDHRAMRKTLG
- a CDS encoding RluA family pseudouridine synthase: MSTIPEVRTLPVPDGLEGERVDAAISRMFGFSRTKAAELAAAGKVAVDGSVVGKSERVHGGAWMEVEMPQAPAPVQIVAEPVEGMEIVHDDDDIVVIMKPVGVAAHPSPGWTGTTVIGGLAAAGYRISTSGAAERQGIVHRLDVGTSGLMVVAKSERAYTSLKRQFKERVPDKRYNALVQGHPDPMSGTIDAPIGRHPNHDYKWAVIAEGKPSVTHYDLIEAFRAASLLDIKLETGRTHQIRVHMSAHRHPCVGDLTYGADPTIAKRLGLTRQWLHAVRLGFEHPSDGRWVEFESDYPEDLQTALDRVRAESA
- the lspA gene encoding signal peptidase II encodes the protein MAEAERIIGTPDSPDAGAAEPERPDEVDEQVQDRPKGRRRIAVLFVVAALAYVLDLGSKLIVVAKLEHRDAIHIIGDWLQLEVIRNPGAAWGIGEAFTIIFTLIAAAVIVVIARLARKLYSTPWAIALGLLLGGALGNLTDRIFRAPGVFEGAVVDFIAPKHYPVFNLADSAIVCGGILIVLLSFRGIDPDGSVHKD
- a CDS encoding TraR/DksA family transcriptional regulator, whose amino-acid sequence is MVAKKTADQQSESGRTTGAAASGGAGKDAAGAKASTTPEPKETPTGKKKSSAASHTTTRKQTTAKTTPTKATSTKAAPEKATTKKAAPAKSATKSVTKKTAATKKAAAEKAEAEESATPAAAGAEAEAADAKKAAAKKKTAAKSTAAAKAEGKDPGAGKTGAHAEETGEKADGVGPAGGRKGAKKTVASATEDAAEAAKQTGATTVVAKKTQGTATATKKPGAVPKARGTAEPGELAVRPGEDPWTPEEAEEARAELQTEVLRLGHEIAAAEEGLAGLMRDSGDGAGDDDADTGTKNITREHEMSLAANAREMLLQTERALERLDAGTYGLCENCGNPIGKARMQAFPRATLCVECKQKQERRN